The sequence ACCGCACTCCGAGCGAATGCGGTTTTTGCCGGGCAGGGGAGCCTGGTTAAAGATTGCGATACACTTTGCTCCCCGGAGCCACGTCGTCCACGACCCAGACATTGCCGCCGATGACCGCGCCCTCGCCGATGGTGATGCGCCCAAGGATGGTCGCCCCGGAGTAGATGGTCGCGTTGTCCTCGACAATGGGGTGACGGGCGATGCCCTTGACCAGATGGCCGTTCTCGCCCTTGGGAAAGCTCTTGGCCCCCAGGGTCACGCCCTGGTACAGACGCACGTTTTTGCCGATGATGCAGGTCTCGCCAATGACCGTGCCCGTGCCGTGATCGATGAAGAAGGACTCGCCGATGGTCGCGCCGGGATGGATGTCGATGCCCGTGGACGAATGGGCCATCTCGCTGATGATGCGCGGGATGAGCGGCACGCCCAAGAGATAGAGCTCGTGGGCGATGCGGTGGTTGGTCACGGCCCGGATGGACGGGTAGCAGAAGATGGTCTCGCCGGGATTCTTGGCCGCGGGGTCTCCGGCAAAGGCGGCCTGCACGTCCGTGGCCAGCATGTGGCGGATGCGCGGCAGGGTCTGCAGAAATTCGTTGCAGAGGTTTTCCGCCCGCACCTCGCACTCCACGGAACAGGAGTGCTCATCCTTGTCGCAGGCAAAGCAAAAACCCCGCTCCACCTGCTGAATCAGCTCACGACGGACCTTTTCCAGTTTGGAGCCGACGAAATAGGCCATGTTCTGCGGCGTGATAAAGGATTCCTTGAAGAAGCCCGGAAAGAGCACGGAGCGCAGCCGCTCCACGATCTCCGACAAGAGCTCCACCGACGGCATGGGCGATCCGAAGGATGGCTGGTGATAGACGCCCTTGTAGGATTCCGGGGCGCAGAGGCTTTCCACCACGCCGCCCAGGACATTGTCGATTTTCAAATATTTGGCCATGTTCAGCTCTTGGATGCAAAAAGTTCGGTGGTCAGGTAACGT is a genomic window of Desulfomicrobium baculatum DSM 4028 containing:
- the epsC gene encoding serine O-acetyltransferase EpsC codes for the protein MAKYLKIDNVLGGVVESLCAPESYKGVYHQPSFGSPMPSVELLSEIVERLRSVLFPGFFKESFITPQNMAYFVGSKLEKVRRELIQQVERGFCFACDKDEHSCSVECEVRAENLCNEFLQTLPRIRHMLATDVQAAFAGDPAAKNPGETIFCYPSIRAVTNHRIAHELYLLGVPLIPRIISEMAHSSTGIDIHPGATIGESFFIDHGTGTVIGETCIIGKNVRLYQGVTLGAKSFPKGENGHLVKGIARHPIVEDNATIYSGATILGRITIGEGAVIGGNVWVVDDVAPGSKVYRNL